Proteins found in one Salvia splendens isolate huo1 chromosome 10, SspV2, whole genome shotgun sequence genomic segment:
- the LOC121752280 gene encoding uncharacterized protein LOC121752280, translating into MRNRRQVPTSDDEDDVLPPRNSTVGVRKRKKFHLPPDEEEEEDDDDDNDKMEQYTKKKKNKSETPDPESDTEEQEVEAQPVGEPIRFSGKGRGRRSHFDSFEYDGIQYQLEDPVLLVPEKGNQKPYVAIIKDITQKQDGRSMMVTGQWFYRPEEAEKKTGGNWQSQDTRELFYSFHRDEVPAESVMHKCVVHFIPRNKRIPDRKEHPGFIVQKVYDTEQRRLFKLTDKDYEDNKQHEIDLLVQKTYARLGEIPDIEPEDANIDQEDQTKNRRLLRKKNVSPLDVSREDESNKSFSLKAETPGTAPAGATEYYTILSKLKMLTGETQRDKWLEKLLQSIQFMCTPVDGKQNYEEQGGIKNGGPDQSNEVPNKGDVSFDWPDAAVASVAALEKAAHEALSADFQKYNQKMRQLAFNLKHAVLAQRLLNKELEPAQILNMSPNELKEGLTAEEIARREPEETGRMQMTDARCRRCSAKQVGLTDIIQTGHGDRYQLECVSCGNTWYASRDDAATLTIEGPNSGKTVVGTAPLATAKFEDVEKALVSPHAAEEGISDVLKKTREAFVPVLETQRSFKESPATNEAK; encoded by the exons ATGAGGAATCGACGGCAGGTGCCTACTAGCGACGACGAGGACGACGTACTGCCGCCTCGAAACTCGACTGTCGGTGTACGGAAGCGCAAGAAGTTTCACCTCCCCCctgacgaggaggaggaggaggatgatgatgatgataatgataaaatggagcaatacacgaaaaagaagaagaacaagaGCGAGACGCCTGACCCCGAGAGTGACACCGAGGAGCAGGAGGTGGAGGCGCAGCCGGTGGGGGAGCCGATTAGGTTCTCGGGAAAAGGGAGAGGGAGGAGAAGTCATTTCGACTCCTTCGAGTACGATGGTATTCAGTATCAGCTG gAGGATCCAGTGCTTTTGGTCCCTGAGAAAGGAAATCAGAAGCCTTATGTTGCCATTATAAAG GATATTACTCAAAAACAAGATGGGAGGAGCATGATGGTTACAGGGCAGTGGTTCTATCGCCCAGAGGAGGCCGAAAAAAAAACTGGGGGAAATTGGCAATCACAAGACACTAGGGAACTGTTCTATAGTTTCCACAGAGATGAAGTGCCTGCAGAATCTGTCATGCACAAATGTGTTGTGCACTTTATACCTCGAAATAAGCGAATTCCTGACCGCAAAGAACACCCTGGTTTCATTGTGCAAAAGGTATACGACACTGAGCAGAGGAGGCTCTTTAAATTAACTGATAAAGACTATGAAGATAACAAGCAACACGAGATTGATCTCCTTGTTCAGAAGACTTATGCACGACTTGGAGAAATACCTGACATTGAGCCAGAGGATGCTAATATAGATCAAGAAGACCAAACTAAGAATAGGCGACTTTTAAGGAAGAAGAATGTTTCACCTTTGGATGTTTCCAGGGAAGATGAAAGCAACAAATCTTTTTCTCTCAAAGCAGAAACTCCTGGAACTGCCCCTGCTGGTGCAACAGAATATTACACCATTCTGTCAAAACTTAAGATGTTGACTGGGGAAACACAGCGTGATAAGTGGCTGGAAAAGCTTCTTCAGTCAATTCAGTTCATGTGCACTCCAGTGGACGGTAAGCAGAACTATGAGGAACAAGGTGGGATCAAGAATGGTGGCCCAGACCAGAGCAATGAAGTCCCGAATAAG GGTGATGTATCATTTGACTGGCCCGATGCTGCTGTTGCGTCTGTGGCTGCTCTTGAGAAAGCGGCACATGAAGCACTCTCTGCAGATTTCCAGAAGTATAACCAAAAGATGCGTCAATTAGCATTCAATCTTAAG CATGCTGTACTGGCACAACGTCTTCTGAACAAGGAGCTGGAACCTGCACAAATACTTAATATGTCACCTAATGAGTTGAAG GAGGGTTTAACAGCAGAAGAAATTGCTAGGAGGGAGCCAGAGGAGACGGGGCGCATGCAG ATGACGGATGCTCGTTGTAGAAGATGCTCGGCAAAACAAGTGGGTTTGACTGATATTATTCAGACTGGGCATGGTGACCGCTATCAG TTGGAATGTGTTTCTTGCGGTAACACTTGGTATGCTTCGAGGGACGATGCTGCTACATTGACCATAGAAGGGCCTAACTCTGGCAAGACTGTTGTTGGTACTGCACctttggctacggccaagttTGAAGATGTCGAGAAGGCTTTAGTTAGCCCGCATGCAGCTGAGGAAGGAATTAGTGACGTGTTGAAGAAAACCAGGGAAGCATTTGTTCCAGTGTTGGAAACTCAGAGATCGTTCAAGGAAAGTCCTGCAACCAACGAGGCCAAGTAA